The DNA segment AACCGCACCCTTCAGTTCCAGGCACTGGAAGCATTGCCCAAGACGCCGACAGCTGTTTCAGTGGATCAGGCAAAGCCTTTGCTGGAGAAACACTTCAGACGGTTTGCGGCGATTCGTTCCGCCGAGAAAGCTGCGGGGTACATTCCTGTCACTCTCTCGTCCGAAGCCAGTGAATGGCTCAAGACCGAGCGGGCAAAGTCGGAGGATAGCGTTCTTCGGAGGGATGAACTGGGCGTCCGGCTGGCAGCTATTCTCCATGCCGAGCGGATTGCCGAAGGGCATCCTGATGGTGATCTGGAATCCCTCCTCGAAGATACCGAGATTGGACTGGCGGATCTCCAGGCGGCCGTTGGTCTCTGTGATCTTTGCGAGTCTTACACCCGGAATGCGGAGATTTTTAGCGAGGATGCCCATGAGAGGGTGACGAACGAGAAGGCGAATTTGCTGGAAGCGGCTCTTCGGGCCCGTGGGGGCTCTGCGAGGGTTGACACTCTCATCGAGGAACTGGGAATCGCCCGAAACACTGTCTATACCATTGTCAGGGCGAAGCCTGACAGATTTGCGCGAGGAGAGCGTCTCCATAGCGGAAAAAGGGGCCAGCCGGCCATCGTGATCCGCTTGATTTCGGAGGAAGGGAAGTTAGCCGGGGACGCGGGAGTGCCAGTCAATTAATCATTTAATTAAGGGCTCTTCCGGCTTCTTACGGAGGAGCCCTTTTCAGGATCGCTGGCTGTGGGGGGCAGCGCAGGGCCTGATTTCTTGATTTCTTGATTTCTTGATTTCTGGGAGCTAGGTGCTTCCTTGATCTGTGCGAGCCTCGAATCGTGAAAGCGGACAGCGATAGCTGTTCTTACATCGCATAGCGCGGGGCTGATCGCAGTAAGCCTCTTGAACTTCTTGTTCTATCCTCGTAGCAGTCCGATATGACCGAACCAACCGAGATTCAGAAGGTTCTTAGGAGGCGACTTTTTGGCGATCTGCTGCCGAATCCAGATTTTTCGACGCTCTTTCAGGACGGCTTTCCCAAACATGGGGAGGCGCGGAAAATGGCGAGGCTGATATCAAAGACAGAACCCAATTCCGCTCTAGGTCGAATCTGCTCAAAACTCCTTTTGTGTGATCTTGCGCTTTCTATATCGGATGTCCAAAAGATCTCGGGATTGTCAGGACGAGAATGGGAGGAATTTGCTCTTTTGGGAAGACTGGTGGAACCTCTCTTTTTCAACCCCCAGACCCAGACAATCGGATTGGGCCTTCTTGATCCGGACAAATCTTAATTTTTCACTTTGAGCTTGCAACGAGGTGCCTGCAATGCAAGTATCTGTAGCGCCTCTGGCGCAGGGTGCTCATCGAGCGGCTATGTCGGTTGATGCCCTATTTAATCACTGGTAGTTTGGCACCTGGCTACCTGACACTCCCGGCAAATGGACTCGTTTCGAGATCCGCGGCTTCCCTCGTCTAAGGACGGTAGGGAGTGTTGTGATGGTCATTCTGATTCAGGATGAGCGATTTTCTTTCGGTTCATTTGTGTGGGAACAACCCAGACAATATGAAAAAGTGAAAAAGAAAAGTATCCATAACCAGAAGAAAGCGGAAACCCCTGTGTTGATCGATGGCCCTCTCGTGATGCGCCCTGCGATGGTTGCAGATTATTTCGGTGTTACCGAAAAGACGGTCAAGGAGTGGGGACGGAAAGGACTCCTCGTCTCTGTCTTTCCGGGAGACGGTTCGACCTACTACACCATGGAGTCGATCCAAGCGCTCGCACTTAAGAAACCACACCTCATTGCAAAAGCTAGGAAGGAGCACGCTGGATTGACATTGGAGCAAGAGCTTCAAAAGCACGATGCTCGTGATTCGAACACTATGGTTCGACGCAGCAAGGTGATTGCATTCTTTGATCTCGCCGACGAAGAACTCCTCAGGTGGGAAGAAAAGGGGGTGTTGACGCCTCAACGCGTCGATGGGGCGGACGGGATACACTACTGTTTCAAAGATGTGAAGGCCCTGATCCAAGATATCATGGACGAAATTCGAGTATGATCTCTTCCAGAGATAAATAGGGTATGGTCGGCTAATCCGGTCCACATCCAGTGATATGAAAGAGCCTCCAGGAGAAATCTCGGAGGCTCGATCAATCTGGAGCTTCCGGCGTTTCGTTGCCTTCGGGGATCCAGATATTCTTGAAAGTGAGGTGTGTCGTATAAATAGCGTATCTTCCACGGTGCCACTCTGTTAGAAGATCCATGAAAATGCCCGCGCGCCGTGGGATTTGCTTGCAGAGCGCGGGATTAACTGCTTGAACAGGAATGTCTGCACCAGCAGGCGAGGGTCTGAATAACCCTGTCCGCTAGCGGTCGGCAATGACCGCAACATTGCCGCCAAACCGTGCCAAATGGCCGGGGAGGCGGCGGCGCATGTCCAGGCCGCTTCCTCCGGGGAGTCGGCTAAAGGCCGTTGCGGCTGTCTAGCGGCAGCTTATTCACTCCCCGTCCACCTGGGAAGGACCCCATTCCTCCCCATGAGTACGAACACCACTTTTCTTCATCGGCTGCATCGAGGTCTGGCAGATCCCGCCGTTGCTTGTCTTGGCCCCCTCACGCTGAAGCTGCGGGCGTACTACCTCCTTCCGTTCCTCTCTCTCCCTGTCCTGACGGGGGACTTCCGTCTCGGCGGTCTTTCCAACCATGCAGTCATGACCTATCGTGGCGGATGGGCACTGGGAGAAATCGCCACAAATGCGGATCGGCAGACACAGCGGCGGACGTTGGCGGGCGCTCTCTCAGAAATGCCCTCCGAGGACGGGGATTGGTTTAAGGAAGGATTTTCGGACGGCCTGAAGGGACGGAAAGCCCGTTACGACGTTCCGGACGATCTGTTCGGGGAAGATTGAACCACGGCCATGGAACTCATCGGGATACTTCTTGGAATTCTGAAGCTCGCGCTGGCTGTGGGCGGAGTCGTGCTCGTTGTCAGGACCACACGGTCCAAGGGAGCAGCAGGCGTGAACCTCAAAAGAATGAAGTGCTGTGGATGCGGGGAAGACGCGCCTGCCTTTCGGAGGCCCAAAGACAAGGAGGAGTTCATGTGGGGAGGGTGGACCTGTCGCCACTGCGGCCAGCGCATGGACAAATGGGGGAATCCAAGAACCGATCAACCATGAAAGAAAGCGAACAATCCTACTCAACGGCGATGGTCCGCAGCAGCGCCTCCAGGCTGATGGCCATCGTTATGGTACTGTGTGCCACCCTCTGCCTCATAAGCCCTTGTGAGGCCGCTGGAGGCCCAAACGGCACCATTCCCGCCCAGACCCATCTTCCCGCAACGTACCTTGCCGCCAAATTCAAGTTTCTCGATGACCTTTTCACCGCAGGAGGAAGAGCGGGTGGTAAGGCGTATGGCTACAGCTCCCGGGAAGCCCAGAGGGAAGAAAGAAGAGGGGAACGCGGATTCTTCTATTACGTGTTCCAGACTCTCTTACGTCTGACCTCCGGAGTGTTCCTTGCCTACCACGCGGGAACCCTGATCGAGAAGATCAACAGGAAGAATCAAGGACTCGACACGGCGGTTGCGATTGGAGGTTTTGTATTCTCCCTGATCTTCCCTTGGTGGGGATTCCTCATCGGCGGGATCTGCTGGGGCCTCTGGAAGCTGTCGGATGAATCGGCCAAAAACCCACCAGCCTCTGACCAATGAAGCTCCAGAAAGACAAGGTAGTCCGTTGGGTAAGGATCTTGGCCACCGTCTGCCGATACGCGGGCGTGGTTGTGCTGACCTTCACCCTGACGTCGCTCATGGCCATACACGATGAGTTCGGAACCCAGGTGGAAGATCCGTTGCATTCCATCGCCGGACCGAACTGGACGGATGACATCAGCACGGTTGCGGAAGGCACCAGGTCAGCCATGCGCCACATGAGCAGTGAGCTTGTTGTTGCAGCCCTGAACGAGTGGAGCGAAGAGGACAACGAACTTCGGGACTGGAGAACTGAACTTCGGATTGTGAACGCCTATGCCCGCCGGTTGGAAGAGTCCGTGATGCGGGGGCTGGTGATCAAACCGCTGGGCGCGACTGGCAGTAGTGACAGTGGCCACGAGAATGGTGGAGACCCCTACTATTCTGGCGGTCCTTACAGTCCTTTCGATCCCTTTTATGGCACCGCACCGGGTTTTGGTTCTTCGGATGCTGTCGAAGAGAAGGCGGAAGGGAAGAGCCGCGAAGATCTGAGCAACGAGGCATTGAGGGCCTGGAACGTGGCGATGAAGGAACGTGGTTACGCTGTCCTGCCGATCCCTTCCAATGCCGCGCTTTATCCTTACAAGGGACTGGTGGTTTCCTTTCTGTGGACAGGGATAGGTATTCTTTCGGTTGGGGTGGCACCTTTCCTTATCACAACCATTAGGGAGCGGAGGAAGTTCAATGCACACCGATAAGCCGAACTTGAACCAATATCACCATGAAAATAATAAAAAGCCTCTGTATTGTTCTCTTCGTTCTTTTTGGCCTGGTGGGATTTGTTTTCATGGGGTTCGACCTAAAAGAAAAATGGGATGCTCGTGTTCTTCCTGATCAGATTAGGAAAGGGGCAAAGAGGTACGATCTGAAAGGTGACGGAATCTTAAGATATTATATTTGCTCGAAGCCTGTCGAGGGGATGGATCACGTTGATGATTATTACGATGTCGTATGGAATTCGAGATCTAAGGTCATTGAGGTGTACACGCCTGTTCTTTACAGGGTAAATGGAGAAATAAAGAGCGTGGTTGAATATGCTAAATCGGCAAGCAGTCATGATTACAAGGTGGAGGTCATCGATCATCGTCTTTATGGTTATCTTGACGGTGGCTTATATATTGTCGATGAGCCTGTTTGGGAGGTTGAAGATGTTGGTTTGGTGGAGATATATCATTTGTTGCGATCCTTTAAATTCGGGCCCGTAAAGTTGAGGCATCGCACGCACTAGGACAACACGGCCTCGCTTATTTGCAGCCTTTTCGGGTGTGAGCGGATAGCCGGTGGGAGTTCCTTTGCCGATGAAAAAACTGGGGAATACGTCTTCAGTCCGGTGCTCTTGCATGATCCGGTGAAGGGGTATGTATTCCTTGTGCACGATGTCACGGGCAATGAGGGAACCTTCCGGACATATTATAACACACGGGGAAAAGAGGTTTCGTATCCCGTGAAATGGTCGGATCGTGAGGTGAGGGCTTTCCGGGTTCTTCTTTCCGAAGGGTGATATACATCTGTGTCTCGTGGCCGGTGATTGAAGGGGTGGGGCGTGGGTTGTAATATGCTTGTGCTCTTTGATATATAAAAACATAACTTTTGGTCCGCGAATTTTCTTGACATGAAATCCGGTTTTGTTATAATCAATGTATCCAAGAAGGGTTGCCTTGTTCCTGTTTGTCTTTCCTGAAGGTGTCCGGAAAAACCCGTCCCGGAGGGCTTGAGGGTTTTGATGGCACCGATCACTTTATCCCTTCGCCGCTCGGCGGAGGGGATGTCTGTCCTTCTTCATTCTTTTTCTGAGGAGTTCCGGGAGGGGTTGGGGCCCCGCCGGTAGTCCGGATCCGGGTGCTTCTTCGACTTTAGTCGGAGAGGCTGGTGGAAGGGGAGTTGAATGCCTGCCACTCCGCCGAACGGCGAAGCGGTTGAAGATCGAGCTACGGTCGGGCGGGGCTGATCCGCCCGTAGCTCTACAAGCAATGGGGAATGAAATACCTTTCCCCTCCGAGCGGAGAGGAAAGGTAAATGCTTCGAGAGCCAGGCCAGCTCCGCGCCTGTCTCTCTGTCAGGGAATATAAAGTGAAGGATGGAAGGGGTTTAAGGAGAGTAATGCCCTGATGTTTCCTGATCGAAGGACCGGAGGAAGAAATGAAGTTGGATGTCCCGCTCCGCCGAGAGGCTATGCTGAACTGATGGAGCTACGAACGGGCGGAGCTAATCCGACCGTAGCTACGCAGAATAAGCAGTGAAACGCCTCTCCCCTCCGAGCGGAGAGGAAAGGTGAATGCTTTGAGAGCCAGGCCTGCTCCGCGCCTGTCTCTCTGACGGAAGGATCACGCAAAAGTTTAAGGAGTTATAAGTGGATTAGGTTCGGCATGTTTAATGGTCGATTTCAATATCTGTAAGGCATGTCTTTGGGAATTGATCTTTTTCTGGAAAAATGCGGATTTATGCTTGACGAAAGTATATCTACGGGTATTACATGCCCGTCGAAGAAATAGATGAAGAAGAAATTCGAAATGCCGAACATCCACCTCCTGAAAAATCACGAAGGATACTATGGGAAAACCATGGAAATTGATCAGAATCTGACGGGTTACAGCCGCCGGGTTGGAGAGGCGATGGTAAGAGCCGATTTCCAGAGAAAGACGGATTGCTTGGGGAATTATAATTCAACCGAACAACAGGTTGCGTGGCTCGCGAAATACGGGCTTGAAAGCAGCGGCATCAAGGTGATCGACCAAGCGGTGATCGATGACGTTGGCGAGCAGCTTGACCGGGATGTGATGTTCCACGAAAAGCTGATGATCGGATCCAAGGTGGTTCACGTGAAGGACAAGCGAACGGTGCTGGTGATCCGCTCGATCAAGCTCGGTGAGAAGGTGAAATTCGAGGGAACCGGAAAGACTGCTTACATCAGGATGCTCCGAAAATACCGGGACGACGGGGATTACTCCAAAACGGACATCCCCCAGGAGTATTTCCGCAACGAGTGGCTTCCTGCCTGAACCCGTGATCCCCTCAAAAGACATGGAGAAATATCATATCCCATTTGCCGCCAAGGTGACGAAGGAAGGTGCAGAGAAGATCTGGAAAGACATGAAGGTGTCCGTTCACGGACTCAGTGTGAGGCAGGCGAGAGCGCTGGTGGTGGATAGCGTGAATCGCAGCCTCGGCATTGACAAGGAAGCGGCTAGCGCCAAACAGCGGGATACTCTCGCTAAGTTTGGACAGGCCATGGATTTATCCAAAGGTCAGGCCCAGGCGGTGATCACGGATATCTACGAGAGCCTCGGATTGGAGGTAGCCCGTTACGAGGGGCTCTTCTCGGCGGAAAAGGTCATCCACGTGTATCGGCGCGAGGAAGTAACCGAGATTCTGTCCTTTGATTCGTTGGAGAGGATTCGGCTAAAGGGCTGCAAGGGCGCGTGCACACTCCGAATGCTCCGGCGTTATCGACCGGATGGTTGCTACTCCCAGACGTCCATTCCGGTTCATTACTTTGAAAATGGGTGGCTGATGAAAGTGGTTTGAGATAGAAGCGAGACTGGAGCCCGGCTGAATAGGCCGGGCTTCTTTGTTTCGTGAAATGCTCTCCATTCACCCATTGCGTGTGGTGGCTGGCAGGATACTTTGGCTGATGGACTTCCTGCCGTCACCGGAACCTGATTCGCGAATTGAGGTCATCGCCTTTTCAAAAGAGGGCAACATCCCCAACAGTCATCTTCCCGTAATTCTCTACAGGAATGCCTGCCCTCTGGATTCCCCGGATCTTGCAGATCTAATTGAGGGGAGATTTCGGGAGAACGGCGGTACTAACGCATGGAGGGACGGGATTTATCCATTCCCTCACTACCACAGCATGACGCATGAAGTTCTCGGGGTGTGCAGGGGATCAGCGACTTTGAAGCTCGGAGGGAAAGTGGGCGAGAGATTGAGGTTGTACTCGGAGATGTAGTGGTCATCCCTGCCGGTGTGGGCCACAAATGCCTCCGGTGCTCTGGCAATTTCATGGTGGTGGGGCATATCCTGGAGGGAATGAGCCTGATCTTCTCCGTGATGATCCGGACGATAGGGAAAAGGCGGACAGAAATCTCCCACTCGTTCCGTTGCGATCGACTGATCCCGTTGAGGGTGATGGTGGACCATTAATTCGCCATTGGCTGTAGGCAGGAGAGTAAGAATGCTAAGGTAGAACGCCCGAGTTGAGGGGGCTTCTCTGCGGTTATCGCATTGGTAAACTGTTGCTGTGCATTGGTCAACTGTTGCTGTCCTACTGAATATCTACGGCCTTTTCGGTGAGGGATGTGGCCCGCTTAACGCGATTGCGCGGTGATGACATTGACTTGCGTCATGGGATGAAACTATCTTTCATGGGGGCGATTGATGGGTAACTGAAATATCCCATAACCGGACATTAAGAAGAAAATAGTTGATCAGTTGGTGCGCTGTTAGTATTCGACCCTTTAATGTTTTATCGGGTGGAAAGATCAATTCTGTCGGGCAGTCGTTCGGTGTGCCAGATAGCGTTTGCCTCTGTTTTGACGCTTCCTTTATTCGGAGTTTCAGGTCTCCTTGCAGAGAATGAAGTCTCCGGTCCTCTCCGTGGGGCGAAGGTATCAGCGAGTTCCGTTTCGGGGACGCATGACGCGAAGAATGCTGCTGATGGAGATGCGACCGATGCTTCTGCATGGGTGGGTGGAGGAGAGGGGGAAGGGCAGTGGTTGCAATTGGACTTTCCGTCGCCTGTAAGGGTTTCTGAAGTTCAGCTCCACAGCGGTCTCAGATCGATCAAGGGCTCGCTCGTGACGGCGGGAGAGATCCAAGTGAAGGAAGGAGCCGATTGGAAGAAGGTCGGAGAGTTTTCCAATAACAGGTTCGATGAACTAAGGATTACGGTCCCAGGAGGGCTGATTGAAACATCCTCTCTCCGGCTGTGGACTGTTCAGAAAGGCGAGGTGGCTGTGCGGGAACTTGCGCTCTACCCACAGTCAGCAGCGCTCGGGGAAGGCCTAGGTTTTTATGGTGATGGCACACATATGGTGAGCGTGAACCAGATCGCTTACAACGACGGTTATCCGAAACGGTTCACTGTGCCAACCGCGATCAAGGATGGCGCCAAGTTCTCAGTCCGAAAAGCAGGTTCGGACAAGGAGGCGCTTTTCACAGGAGACATAAGGGCGGGGACTGGGGATTTCTCAGCATGGAACGCAGGCAAGGACGGAGGGGACTACACGATTCACGTTGAAGGCGGAGGGATGGATGCTGAAAAATCGTTTCCTTTTGCGGTGGGTGAGAGAGCTTTGCAAAAATCCCTGTTGCAACCAATGGTGGATTTCATGGTTGATGCGCGCTCGGTCGTGGGAACTCACCCGAGTGCCTATGGTGGTGCCGCATGGCGGGATGGAAGTTATTACACCCACGAATTGGCGTCATTGGTGATGCTCTATCTGGCGTTTCCGGATGAGATCAGCGAAATGCCTCGCCAGATCGACTGGCAGGCGGAGCAAGTCAGGGTTCTCTCTCCGGATTTCAAATGGGTGCCAACGAGGGGAGACAATCATCTCCTGGAAGCGGCCCGATACTACTATCGCCACTATGAGGCCCCGGCAGCTGACGCTCCGGATGCCGTGAAATTGATCCATTGGGGCTGCGGGATGACCATGGCCAAACCCAAGATCTTCGATCCGAGCGGCGATGGCATCGGTTTACAGGTGCATTCGCAACTGATCGAACAAGTGGCGTATGTCCTAGCGTTGGAGCCGAAGCTCAAGAAATGGATCCCGAAAACATTTTTCACCGAAGCCCAAGCATTCGTGGACAAGCACTGGGCGAAAGTGGGACTTCTGAGGGTTCCTCACACTTGGGAACCCCGGGACTACAGGGAGGCGACAGACCCGGCACTGAGACAGATGTCCGGCCCCGCACTCAATCCCTACAAGGGCCGCCATGTTCCCGGGCACTCGATTCTGCCTAACCTTCTCATGTATGAAGTGACTCGGCGTAATGAAAGCGGAAGAGGGATCAATTACCTCACCGCCGCGATTTCCCAGGCGCAGTATGTGATCCGCGAGATGGACTGGAGGGACCCGCGCCACACGAAGGGTCACCGGATGAGCGAGCACAAGATGATTACGGGCTTGGTGTGGCTCCAGCAGAACTACCCGGAGCAGGCTCCATCGGGACTGAAAAAGAAGCTGGAGGATTGGGCGGATGTTGCCATCTCCCGATCCGATAACCTCTGGGATTTCCGTCGCTACGACCTTGGAGACCACTGGACGATCCCGGTGATGAACGAGCCTGGTAATTTGGGGGGCTTCCCGGCGTGTGCCTTGTCGGTAAGCTGGGTGATTGAGGATTCCGCGAAAAAGAAACGTCTCAGAGAGATCGCATTTGCTGCCTTGGACTGCCTCTTGGGGCGGAATCCGATCAATAGTGCTTCACCCCATCATCCGGAACGGGGGTGGAATGGAATGATCGAGAGAGGATGGCCAGTGGGGTTCCCGAACGGAACTACAGCACGTCTGGAGACTTGCCGGGGATCGCTCTCCTCAGGTCCCGGGAGCGAGATGTATCCCTTCAACCCTAGGGGAAAGCCCAGATTTCCGGAAGGTTGGAGCGCGTTCAATTCAGCTCTGAACGTGGGATTGGCCTATATCGAAATGGATTCAAAATCGCATGCCGGATTGCCTCCGGAATGCATTAACCAAAAGGATTAACTATGAATAATTCTAATTATACCCCGATTCGGGCGTGCAATCGGGAAAGATTGCCTCTTCTGGATGCCTGTTTGTTAGATGTATATCATATATTGAGCGCCGCTCTGTTTATTTCCATGGTTGGACTGACTGGAAGCGTGCGGGCGGAAATACTTGACGCGGGCGAGCTGTTCACCACTGCTGTCAAAGCAGATGGTACAGTGTGGGCTTGGGGATACAATGATACAAGTCAGCTTGGGGATGGGACGACTATACAGAGGGATATGCCAGTTCAAGTCTCAGGTCTGACCGGGACGGTGGCCGTTTCTGCGGGGGAGGGACATGCGATCGCACTGAAATCCGACGGAACCGTTTGGGCATGGGGATCCAACACCAATGGAAGGTTGGGAGACGGGACGCTAATAGATAGAGCCATACCGGTTCAAGTTTCGGGATTGAGTTCAGTGGTGGCGATATCAGCGGGTAGAAGTCATAGCATGGCCGTAAAATCCGATGGGACGGTGTGGGCATGGGGAAACAACGGAAGTGGTCGCCTCGGAGATGGAACAACGACCCAAAGAAATACTCCGGTGCAAGTTTCGGGATTAACTTCAGTGGTGGCAATATCAGCGGGTGAAAGCCATAGCTTGGCCGTGAAGTCTGATGGAACGGCTTGGTCATGGGGAAACAATGGAAGCGGTCGGCTCGGAGATGGAACAACGACTGCAAGGAATACTCCAGTGCAAGTTTTCGGATTAGATTCAGTGACAGCAATATCAGCGGGTGAAAGCCATAGCGTGGCTGTGAAGTCTGATGGAACGGCGTGGGCATGGGGAAACAATGAAAGTGGTCGGATCGGAGATGGAACGACGAGCCAAAGAAGCACGCCAGTTCAAGTAATAGGTTTGAGCGAAGCTGTGTCGATATCAGCCGGTCAATATCACACAGTTGCACTTAATTCAAATGGTTCGGTATGGGCGTGGGGGCGTAATGAAAGCGGGCAGTTGGGGGATGGGACGACCACGCGGAAAAGTGAACCGGTTCAAGTGATCGGATTAGTCGGGGTGTCGGTTTCTGCAGGCCAACACCACACGGTTATACTGGGAGGGGATGGATCCGTGGTTTCTTTAGGGAATAATCGGTATGGTCAGTTGGGCGACGGTGCGGTGGTTCAACGTAAAAGCTGGAGCCAGAGATTTATTTCGAATATTGATTCGATATCAGGTAGTTCAGGGCATACCCTTCTTGTTGATGTTGATGGTAATGTTTGGTCCGTAGGTCGCTATGATCAGGGGCAGTTGGGGTATGAGGCGATATCGAGTCATCTCACGCCAAATAAAGTTGAAAAAGTTAAGAATATCGTAAGTGCCGAAGCAGGGGGATCCCATTCGCTTGCCTTGGATGATGGCGGCGAGGTGTGGGCTTGGGGGAGTAATTCAGTTGGGGAGCTGGGGAATGGGACAACTAGTAATAGTGCGACTCCTATTCCTGTCCGAGTAGTAGATATGGACAACGTGGTTGCTATTTCCGCAGGAGAGTGTCACTCGTTGGCGCTAAAAAATAATGGTACAGTATGGGCTTGGGGACAAAATTGGTCTGGTGAGTTGGGAGACGGTTCGTGGCTAGATCGGTCAAGTCCTGTACAGGTAAATGGATTGTCTGGGATAGTTGCAATATCGGCCGGGTACTTTCATTCGATGGCTCTAAAATCTGACGGGACCGTTTGGACATGGGGTGCGAACTGGTCGGGACAACTTGGGGATGGAACAACTACGTTTAGCAATATCCCAGTTCAGGTATTGGGTCTTAATGGGGTAATCGCCGTTTCATGTGGATGTGAATTTGCCATTGCGCTTAAAGATGATGGTACCGTTTGGGCTTGGGGAAGCAATGCGAGTGGCAATATTGGCGATGGAACATTTACGAACAGGTCAACTCCAACTCAAGTTGCGAACCTCGCCGGAATCACTTCAATTTCGGCGAGTAAAGGAGACTTTGACGCAGCACTGTGGGCATGTTCGTTGGCTATTAGATCAGATGGGAGCGTATGGGGATGGGGAGCCAACTCGTATGGGCAGCTAGGTGATGATACTAATGCCGTTCGATCAATGCCAATTCAAATTCCAAACGTAAATGTCGGACAGGCCGGGCGGACATTCGCGGGTAATAAAACAAGTTATATTATCAAGGATGACGGCCGAATATTGTCTACTGGTTTTGGTCCTAGGGGGGAGCTGATAAATTCTTTCAATACCTATGCCAATTGTGTCGCTCGATTAGCTTTGGGGTTTAACTATATAAATCCGATTCCCGAGCTTTTGATTGCCGCACCATCATCCGATACATCAGTAAATCTCCACCATAACGTGACGGTGGAGGCAACTGCATCAGTGAGTTCGGGAAGTATCGACCGAGTCTACTTCTACGCTGATGGCATTTATCTCGGAGAGGACGATACTGCTCCCTACACCTACACCTACACTCCGACAACCTGGGGCAACCTTGAGATTCACGCGATTGCGGCGAGTTCTGCGGGGGCATTTTCAAAGCCCTCAGACTACCTGCGCCTCAAGACGCCTTATGACGGAAACTCCAACGACATTCCTGACTGGGAAGAGTTCAAGCTCTGGATGGAGGGATATTTTGGTATAGGCCATGGCTTCGGACCCAGTGATGACCCTGATGGAGACGGTCTTACCAACTCCCAGGAATACGCACTGGGAACATCTCCGATAGATATTGACACGGATCATGACGGTGTCCCGGACGGGGAGGATGAGTATCCGCTGACCCCGGCAATTGATAGTCCAACGATTATTTCAGTGTTTGTACTCACGCCGTTAAGATAGGCAGTTTCTTTGTAGCTATTGTAATTCTTTTTATACGATCATGAGAACTCCTTTTGCATCGATTGTTCCGTTGTTAGCCTTGCCATACTGGATTGGGTCTGCCCAGGCGAACTGCTG comes from the Luteolibacter sp. SL250 genome and includes:
- a CDS encoding Ig-like domain-containing protein, which encodes MPLLDACLLDVYHILSAALFISMVGLTGSVRAEILDAGELFTTAVKADGTVWAWGYNDTSQLGDGTTIQRDMPVQVSGLTGTVAVSAGEGHAIALKSDGTVWAWGSNTNGRLGDGTLIDRAIPVQVSGLSSVVAISAGRSHSMAVKSDGTVWAWGNNGSGRLGDGTTTQRNTPVQVSGLTSVVAISAGESHSLAVKSDGTAWSWGNNGSGRLGDGTTTARNTPVQVFGLDSVTAISAGESHSVAVKSDGTAWAWGNNESGRIGDGTTSQRSTPVQVIGLSEAVSISAGQYHTVALNSNGSVWAWGRNESGQLGDGTTTRKSEPVQVIGLVGVSVSAGQHHTVILGGDGSVVSLGNNRYGQLGDGAVVQRKSWSQRFISNIDSISGSSGHTLLVDVDGNVWSVGRYDQGQLGYEAISSHLTPNKVEKVKNIVSAEAGGSHSLALDDGGEVWAWGSNSVGELGNGTTSNSATPIPVRVVDMDNVVAISAGECHSLALKNNGTVWAWGQNWSGELGDGSWLDRSSPVQVNGLSGIVAISAGYFHSMALKSDGTVWTWGANWSGQLGDGTTTFSNIPVQVLGLNGVIAVSCGCEFAIALKDDGTVWAWGSNASGNIGDGTFTNRSTPTQVANLAGITSISASKGDFDAALWACSLAIRSDGSVWGWGANSYGQLGDDTNAVRSMPIQIPNVNVGQAGRTFAGNKTSYIIKDDGRILSTGFGPRGELINSFNTYANCVARLALGFNYINPIPELLIAAPSSDTSVNLHHNVTVEATASVSSGSIDRVYFYADGIYLGEDDTAPYTYTYTPTTWGNLEIHAIAASSAGAFSKPSDYLRLKTPYDGNSNDIPDWEEFKLWMEGYFGIGHGFGPSDDPDGDGLTNSQEYALGTSPIDIDTDHDGVPDGEDEYPLTPAIDSPTIISVFVLTPLR
- a CDS encoding DUF3987 domain-containing protein, producing the protein MLHVLSLSLSPRLQVREEDFSSTPVLQIQVGAFPKVGKSLAYTAIVGTLHRLIDACVFPDILQNAFTEIGLLRAANSDSWNSVGVSDPDGSQIIRTITVDSGKAAFALDFHAKGFCGERYERVTAEGKDTIPHLHLGTLVMVQPERITDFFGSTRVREKGLINRTLQFQALEALPKTPTAVSVDQAKPLLEKHFRRFAAIRSAEKAAGYIPVTLSSEASEWLKTERAKSEDSVLRRDELGVRLAAILHAERIAEGHPDGDLESLLEDTEIGLADLQAAVGLCDLCESYTRNAEIFSEDAHERVTNEKANLLEAALRARGGSARVDTLIEELGIARNTVYTIVRAKPDRFARGERLHSGKRGQPAIVIRLISEEGKLAGDAGVPVN
- a CDS encoding MerR family transcriptional regulator, with protein sequence MVILIQDERFSFGSFVWEQPRQYEKVKKKSIHNQKKAETPVLIDGPLVMRPAMVADYFGVTEKTVKEWGRKGLLVSVFPGDGSTYYTMESIQALALKKPHLIAKARKEHAGLTLEQELQKHDARDSNTMVRRSKVIAFFDLADEELLRWEEKGVLTPQRVDGADGIHYCFKDVKALIQDIMDEIRV
- a CDS encoding discoidin domain-containing protein produces the protein MFYRVERSILSGSRSVCQIAFASVLTLPLFGVSGLLAENEVSGPLRGAKVSASSVSGTHDAKNAADGDATDASAWVGGGEGEGQWLQLDFPSPVRVSEVQLHSGLRSIKGSLVTAGEIQVKEGADWKKVGEFSNNRFDELRITVPGGLIETSSLRLWTVQKGEVAVRELALYPQSAALGEGLGFYGDGTHMVSVNQIAYNDGYPKRFTVPTAIKDGAKFSVRKAGSDKEALFTGDIRAGTGDFSAWNAGKDGGDYTIHVEGGGMDAEKSFPFAVGERALQKSLLQPMVDFMVDARSVVGTHPSAYGGAAWRDGSYYTHELASLVMLYLAFPDEISEMPRQIDWQAEQVRVLSPDFKWVPTRGDNHLLEAARYYYRHYEAPAADAPDAVKLIHWGCGMTMAKPKIFDPSGDGIGLQVHSQLIEQVAYVLALEPKLKKWIPKTFFTEAQAFVDKHWAKVGLLRVPHTWEPRDYREATDPALRQMSGPALNPYKGRHVPGHSILPNLLMYEVTRRNESGRGINYLTAAISQAQYVIREMDWRDPRHTKGHRMSEHKMITGLVWLQQNYPEQAPSGLKKKLEDWADVAISRSDNLWDFRRYDLGDHWTIPVMNEPGNLGGFPACALSVSWVIEDSAKKKRLREIAFAALDCLLGRNPINSASPHHPERGWNGMIERGWPVGFPNGTTARLETCRGSLSSGPGSEMYPFNPRGKPRFPEGWSAFNSALNVGLAYIEMDSKSHAGLPPECINQKD